The Benincasa hispida cultivar B227 chromosome 9, ASM972705v1, whole genome shotgun sequence genome has a segment encoding these proteins:
- the LOC120085491 gene encoding uncharacterized protein At1g51745 isoform X3, with protein MGSPGSGAVDYAVGSIVWVRRRNGSWWPGKILGSDELSSSHLTSPRSGTPVKLLGREDASVLNIEERWKLSNVSNNKDWYNLEKSKRVKPFRCGEFDDCIERAESSQGMPIKKREKYARREDAILHALELEKELLNKQGKLNLYFDQTIIGSPGATAKKGIISSDHIGTGDINDGHSESLQFSKIIDVNYDNEIDPCLKANEGAQRSGEDDHSEARPRMRGLQDFGLRITSSKRKVLSSSVVSNGFEMLATDTSVLAPPVGVCNIGNDSGDANGMQQIDLAKRSKCMYLPADSSDSLECRESSLGQVEVSTPHLGSGVMPSRPDSLVEENASGSSENDSSGSETDSDSSRSDQDMDNDMAALSEKEPNTFEKTDTQEHGNVSSEEHDDSVHSGDMSHLYHHDPVSTNEAVSKWQLKGKRNVRNFSKKLGGVDEPSSHLWVHGQTTFSNRNDYFDDSIEGVDALEEEYYLTSKMVSKDQYFVRNYMHDWEGQPALKGYWDVKNPLYGLHHHFGGMPRTILIDVDVKVHASYQKEPVPIVSLMSKLNGQAIIGHPIQIETLEDGFSETILSDSLGNALSENDGNTAFQPSWRTARRTANVRIPRPHLPTVLDGEEAGYDSPFGDQERKSRFKRVKTGVYRQKAGQGREQPHIPRGPSNDRRLPKKMAKKVSLSSIQKTRTLSSIAVEQNFSNMPIHDSVTCQINGSIKPESSGPPTVACIPVKLVFSRLLEKINRPPSKATNNMVLLNNNSNRDP; from the exons atgGGGAGTCCTGGATCTGGTGCGGTTGATTATGCTGTGGGATCGATCGTGTGGGTTCGAAGGAGGAATGGTTCATGGTGGCCCGGTAAAATCTTGGGTTCTGATGAGCTTTCATCTTCGCACCTTACATCACCTCGATCTGGAACTCCAGTCAAGCTCCTTGGAAGAGAAGATGCCAGTGT CTTGAATATTGAAGAAAGATGGAAACTATCCAATGTGTCCAATAACAA GGATTGGTACAATTTAGAGAAGTCCAAGCGAGTAAAACCATTTCGATGTGGTGAATTTGATGATTGTATTGAAAGGGCAGAGTCCTCGCAAGGCATGCCAATAAAGAAGAGGGAGAAATATGCACGTAGGGAGGATGCTATTCTTCATGCTCTTGAACTTGAGAAGGAACTACTGAATAAGCAAGGAAaacttaatttatattttgatcaAACGATTATTGGATCACCTGGTGCCACTGCAAAAAAGGGAATAATTTCTTCGGATCATATAGGAACTGGTGATATCAACGATGGGCATTCTGAATCACTCCAATTTTCAAAGATAATTGATGTAAATTATGACAATGAAATTGATCCATGTCTTAAAGCAAATGAAGGAGCCCAACGGAGTGGTGAGGATGACCATTCTGAAGCAAGACCGAGAATGAGAGGCTTGCAGGACTTCGGGCTCAGAATTACTTCTTCCAAAAGAAAGGTTCTATCTTCTTCTGTTGTCTCAAATGGTTTTGAAATGCTTGCAACTGATACCAGTGTTCTGGCTCCTCCTGTTGGTGTTTGTAACATCGGAAATGATAGTGGTGATGCAAATG gGATGCAGCAAATTGATCTTGCAAAGAGGAGCAAGTGTATGTATCTTCCAGCTGATTCTAGTGATTCATTGGAATGCAGAGAATCTTCTCTAGGTCAGGTTGAGGTGTCAACACCCCATTTAGGATCTGGAGTTATGCCTTCTCGGCCTGATTCCCTAGTTGAAGAGAATGCTTCTGGTTCATCTGAAAATGATTCTTCTGGCTCAGAAACTGATTCTGATTCTTCCAGGTCAGATCAGGACATGGATAATGACATGGCTGCActttcag AAAAGGAGCCGAATACATTTGAAAAAACGGACACACAAGAGCATGGAAATGTGAGCAGCGAGGAGCATGATGATTCTGTGCATTCTGGTGATATGTCTCACCTTTATCATCACGACCCTGTATCTACTAACGAAGCAGTGTCTAAGTGGCAACTGAAGGGAAAAAGGAATGTTcgtaatttttctaaaaaactcGGTGGAGTTGATGAACCATCAAGCCACCTATGGGTACATGGGCAAACAACATTCAGTAACAGGAATGATTATTTTGATGACAGCATAGAGGGagttgatgcattggaagaggaatATTATTTGACGTCTAAAATGGTATCAAAAGATCAATATTTTGTCAGAAATTATATGCATGATTGGGAAGGTCAGCCTGCTTTGAAAGGATATTGGGATGTCAAAAATCCCTTATATGGTCTACATCATCATTTTGGTGGGATGCCAAGGACTATATTAATAGATGTTGATGTGAAGGTCCATGCAAGTTACCAGAAAGAGCCTGTTCCTATCGTATCACTTATGAGCAAGTTAAATGGTCAAGCTATAATTGGACATCCAATTCAAATTGAAACTCTAGAAGATGGTTTTTCTGAAACCATTCTTTCTGATAGTCTAGGTAATGCACTCAGTGAAAATGATGGAAACACAGCATTCCAACCATCTTGGAGGACTGCAAGGAGGACGGCAAATGTTCGAATCCCTCGCCCTCATTTACCAACAGTACTGGATGGTGAAGAAGCTGGCTATGATTCACCTTTTGGTGATCAAGAAAGGAAATCAAGATTCAAAAGAGTTAAAACTGGGGTCTACCGTCAGAAAGCAGGCCAGGGTAGGGAACAGCCTCACATTCCTCGGGGACCTTCAAATGATAGAAGGCTCCCAAAAAAGATGGCTAAGAAAGTAAGCTTATCTTCTATCCAGAAGACTAGAACTTTGTCTTCAATAGCTGTTGAGCAGAATTTTAGTAACATGCCAATACATGATAGTGTAACTTGTCAAATTAATGGATCTATCAAACCAGAATCTTCTGGCCCCCCAACTGTAGCATGCATACCAGTAAAATTAGTATTCAGTAGATTATTAGAGAAGATCAATAGGCCACCCTCAAAAGCTACTAATAATATGGTATTGTTAAATAATAATTCTAATAGAGATCCTTGA
- the LOC120085491 gene encoding uncharacterized protein At1g51745 isoform X8, whose translation MPIKKREKYARREDAILHALELEKELLNKQGKLNLYFDQTIIGSPGATAKKGIISSDHIGTGDINDGHSESLQFSKIIDVNYDNEIDPCLKANEGAQRSGEDDHSEARPRMRGLQDFGLRITSSKRKVLSSSVVSNGFEMLATDTSVLAPPVGVCNIGNDSGDANGMQQIDLAKRSKCMYLPADSSDSLECRESSLGQVEVSTPHLGSGVMPSRPDSLVEENASGSSENDSSGSETDSDSSRSDQDMDNDMAALSGYYLYRYSTLPSEKEPNTFEKTDTQEHGNVSSEEHDDSVHSGDMSHLYHHDPVSTNEAVSKWQLKGKRNVRNFSKKLGGVDEPSSHLWVHGQTTFSNRNDYFDDSIEGVDALEEEYYLTSKMVSKDQYFVRNYMHDWEGQPALKGYWDVKNPLYGLHHHFGGMPRTILIDVDVKVHASYQKEPVPIVSLMSKLNGQAIIGHPIQIETLEDGFSETILSDSLGNALSENDGNTAFQPSWRTARRTANVRIPRPHLPTVLDGEEAGYDSPFGDQERKSRFKRVKTGVYRQKAGQGREQPHIPRGPSNDRRLPKKMAKKVSLSSIQKTRTLSSIAVEQNFSNMPIHDSVTCQINGSIKPESSGPPTVACIPVKLVFSRLLEKINRPPSKATNNMVLLNNNSNRDP comes from the exons ATGCCAATAAAGAAGAGGGAGAAATATGCACGTAGGGAGGATGCTATTCTTCATGCTCTTGAACTTGAGAAGGAACTACTGAATAAGCAAGGAAaacttaatttatattttgatcaAACGATTATTGGATCACCTGGTGCCACTGCAAAAAAGGGAATAATTTCTTCGGATCATATAGGAACTGGTGATATCAACGATGGGCATTCTGAATCACTCCAATTTTCAAAGATAATTGATGTAAATTATGACAATGAAATTGATCCATGTCTTAAAGCAAATGAAGGAGCCCAACGGAGTGGTGAGGATGACCATTCTGAAGCAAGACCGAGAATGAGAGGCTTGCAGGACTTCGGGCTCAGAATTACTTCTTCCAAAAGAAAGGTTCTATCTTCTTCTGTTGTCTCAAATGGTTTTGAAATGCTTGCAACTGATACCAGTGTTCTGGCTCCTCCTGTTGGTGTTTGTAACATCGGAAATGATAGTGGTGATGCAAATG gGATGCAGCAAATTGATCTTGCAAAGAGGAGCAAGTGTATGTATCTTCCAGCTGATTCTAGTGATTCATTGGAATGCAGAGAATCTTCTCTAGGTCAGGTTGAGGTGTCAACACCCCATTTAGGATCTGGAGTTATGCCTTCTCGGCCTGATTCCCTAGTTGAAGAGAATGCTTCTGGTTCATCTGAAAATGATTCTTCTGGCTCAGAAACTGATTCTGATTCTTCCAGGTCAGATCAGGACATGGATAATGACATGGCTGCActttcaggttattacttataTAGAT ATTCTACTTTGCCTTCAGAAAAGGAGCCGAATACATTTGAAAAAACGGACACACAAGAGCATGGAAATGTGAGCAGCGAGGAGCATGATGATTCTGTGCATTCTGGTGATATGTCTCACCTTTATCATCACGACCCTGTATCTACTAACGAAGCAGTGTCTAAGTGGCAACTGAAGGGAAAAAGGAATGTTcgtaatttttctaaaaaactcGGTGGAGTTGATGAACCATCAAGCCACCTATGGGTACATGGGCAAACAACATTCAGTAACAGGAATGATTATTTTGATGACAGCATAGAGGGagttgatgcattggaagaggaatATTATTTGACGTCTAAAATGGTATCAAAAGATCAATATTTTGTCAGAAATTATATGCATGATTGGGAAGGTCAGCCTGCTTTGAAAGGATATTGGGATGTCAAAAATCCCTTATATGGTCTACATCATCATTTTGGTGGGATGCCAAGGACTATATTAATAGATGTTGATGTGAAGGTCCATGCAAGTTACCAGAAAGAGCCTGTTCCTATCGTATCACTTATGAGCAAGTTAAATGGTCAAGCTATAATTGGACATCCAATTCAAATTGAAACTCTAGAAGATGGTTTTTCTGAAACCATTCTTTCTGATAGTCTAGGTAATGCACTCAGTGAAAATGATGGAAACACAGCATTCCAACCATCTTGGAGGACTGCAAGGAGGACGGCAAATGTTCGAATCCCTCGCCCTCATTTACCAACAGTACTGGATGGTGAAGAAGCTGGCTATGATTCACCTTTTGGTGATCAAGAAAGGAAATCAAGATTCAAAAGAGTTAAAACTGGGGTCTACCGTCAGAAAGCAGGCCAGGGTAGGGAACAGCCTCACATTCCTCGGGGACCTTCAAATGATAGAAGGCTCCCAAAAAAGATGGCTAAGAAAGTAAGCTTATCTTCTATCCAGAAGACTAGAACTTTGTCTTCAATAGCTGTTGAGCAGAATTTTAGTAACATGCCAATACATGATAGTGTAACTTGTCAAATTAATGGATCTATCAAACCAGAATCTTCTGGCCCCCCAACTGTAGCATGCATACCAGTAAAATTAGTATTCAGTAGATTATTAGAGAAGATCAATAGGCCACCCTCAAAAGCTACTAATAATATGGTATTGTTAAATAATAATTCTAATAGAGATCCTTGA
- the LOC120085491 gene encoding uncharacterized protein At1g51745 isoform X1: MGSPGSGAVDYAVGSIVWVRRRNGSWWPGKILGSDELSSSHLTSPRSGTPVKLLGREDASVLNIEERWKLSNVSNNKDWYNLEKSKRVKPFRCGEFDDCIERAESSQGMPIKKREKYARREDAILHALELEKELLNKQGKLNLYFDQTIIGSPGATAKKGIISSDHIGTGDINDGHSESLQFSKIIDVNYDNEIDPCLKANEGAQRSGEDDHSEARPRMRGLQDFGLRITSSKRKVLSSSVVSNGFEMLATDTSVLAPPVGVCNIGNDSGDANGMQQIDLAKRSKCMYLPADSSDSLECRESSLGQVEVSTPHLGSGVMPSRPDSLVEENASGSSENDSSGSETDSDSSRSDQDMDNDMAALSGYYLYRYSTLPSEKEPNTFEKTDTQEHGNVSSEEHDDSVHSGDMSHLYHHDPVSTNEAVSKWQLKGKRNVRNFSKKLGGVDEPSSHLWVHGQTTFSNRNDYFDDSIEGVDALEEEYYLTSKMVSKDQYFVRNYMHDWEGQPALKGYWDVKNPLYGLHHHFGGMPRTILIDVDVKVHASYQKEPVPIVSLMSKLNGQAIIGHPIQIETLEDGFSETILSDSLGNALSENDGNTAFQPSWRTARRTANVRIPRPHLPTVLDGEEAGYDSPFGDQERKSRFKRVKTGVYRQKAGQGREQPHIPRGPSNDRRLPKKMAKKVSLSSIQKTRTLSSIAVEQNFSNMPIHDSVTCQINGSIKPESSGPPTVACIPVKLVFSRLLEKINRPPSKATNNMVLLNNNSNRDP, encoded by the exons atgGGGAGTCCTGGATCTGGTGCGGTTGATTATGCTGTGGGATCGATCGTGTGGGTTCGAAGGAGGAATGGTTCATGGTGGCCCGGTAAAATCTTGGGTTCTGATGAGCTTTCATCTTCGCACCTTACATCACCTCGATCTGGAACTCCAGTCAAGCTCCTTGGAAGAGAAGATGCCAGTGT CTTGAATATTGAAGAAAGATGGAAACTATCCAATGTGTCCAATAACAA GGATTGGTACAATTTAGAGAAGTCCAAGCGAGTAAAACCATTTCGATGTGGTGAATTTGATGATTGTATTGAAAGGGCAGAGTCCTCGCAAGGCATGCCAATAAAGAAGAGGGAGAAATATGCACGTAGGGAGGATGCTATTCTTCATGCTCTTGAACTTGAGAAGGAACTACTGAATAAGCAAGGAAaacttaatttatattttgatcaAACGATTATTGGATCACCTGGTGCCACTGCAAAAAAGGGAATAATTTCTTCGGATCATATAGGAACTGGTGATATCAACGATGGGCATTCTGAATCACTCCAATTTTCAAAGATAATTGATGTAAATTATGACAATGAAATTGATCCATGTCTTAAAGCAAATGAAGGAGCCCAACGGAGTGGTGAGGATGACCATTCTGAAGCAAGACCGAGAATGAGAGGCTTGCAGGACTTCGGGCTCAGAATTACTTCTTCCAAAAGAAAGGTTCTATCTTCTTCTGTTGTCTCAAATGGTTTTGAAATGCTTGCAACTGATACCAGTGTTCTGGCTCCTCCTGTTGGTGTTTGTAACATCGGAAATGATAGTGGTGATGCAAATG gGATGCAGCAAATTGATCTTGCAAAGAGGAGCAAGTGTATGTATCTTCCAGCTGATTCTAGTGATTCATTGGAATGCAGAGAATCTTCTCTAGGTCAGGTTGAGGTGTCAACACCCCATTTAGGATCTGGAGTTATGCCTTCTCGGCCTGATTCCCTAGTTGAAGAGAATGCTTCTGGTTCATCTGAAAATGATTCTTCTGGCTCAGAAACTGATTCTGATTCTTCCAGGTCAGATCAGGACATGGATAATGACATGGCTGCActttcaggttattacttataTAGAT ATTCTACTTTGCCTTCAGAAAAGGAGCCGAATACATTTGAAAAAACGGACACACAAGAGCATGGAAATGTGAGCAGCGAGGAGCATGATGATTCTGTGCATTCTGGTGATATGTCTCACCTTTATCATCACGACCCTGTATCTACTAACGAAGCAGTGTCTAAGTGGCAACTGAAGGGAAAAAGGAATGTTcgtaatttttctaaaaaactcGGTGGAGTTGATGAACCATCAAGCCACCTATGGGTACATGGGCAAACAACATTCAGTAACAGGAATGATTATTTTGATGACAGCATAGAGGGagttgatgcattggaagaggaatATTATTTGACGTCTAAAATGGTATCAAAAGATCAATATTTTGTCAGAAATTATATGCATGATTGGGAAGGTCAGCCTGCTTTGAAAGGATATTGGGATGTCAAAAATCCCTTATATGGTCTACATCATCATTTTGGTGGGATGCCAAGGACTATATTAATAGATGTTGATGTGAAGGTCCATGCAAGTTACCAGAAAGAGCCTGTTCCTATCGTATCACTTATGAGCAAGTTAAATGGTCAAGCTATAATTGGACATCCAATTCAAATTGAAACTCTAGAAGATGGTTTTTCTGAAACCATTCTTTCTGATAGTCTAGGTAATGCACTCAGTGAAAATGATGGAAACACAGCATTCCAACCATCTTGGAGGACTGCAAGGAGGACGGCAAATGTTCGAATCCCTCGCCCTCATTTACCAACAGTACTGGATGGTGAAGAAGCTGGCTATGATTCACCTTTTGGTGATCAAGAAAGGAAATCAAGATTCAAAAGAGTTAAAACTGGGGTCTACCGTCAGAAAGCAGGCCAGGGTAGGGAACAGCCTCACATTCCTCGGGGACCTTCAAATGATAGAAGGCTCCCAAAAAAGATGGCTAAGAAAGTAAGCTTATCTTCTATCCAGAAGACTAGAACTTTGTCTTCAATAGCTGTTGAGCAGAATTTTAGTAACATGCCAATACATGATAGTGTAACTTGTCAAATTAATGGATCTATCAAACCAGAATCTTCTGGCCCCCCAACTGTAGCATGCATACCAGTAAAATTAGTATTCAGTAGATTATTAGAGAAGATCAATAGGCCACCCTCAAAAGCTACTAATAATATGGTATTGTTAAATAATAATTCTAATAGAGATCCTTGA
- the LOC120085491 gene encoding uncharacterized protein At1g51745 isoform X5, translated as MVHGGPVKSWVLMSFHLRTLHHLDLELQSSSLEEKMPVCNLNIEERWKLSNVSNNKDWYNLEKSKRVKPFRCGEFDDCIERAESSQGMPIKKREKYARREDAILHALELEKELLNKQGKLNLYFDQTIIGSPGATAKKGIISSDHIGTGDINDGHSESLQFSKIIDVNYDNEIDPCLKANEGAQRSGEDDHSEARPRMRGLQDFGLRITSSKRKVLSSSVVSNGFEMLATDTSVLAPPVGVCNIGNDSGDANGMQQIDLAKRSKCMYLPADSSDSLECRESSLGQVEVSTPHLGSGVMPSRPDSLVEENASGSSENDSSGSETDSDSSRSDQDMDNDMAALSGYYLYRYSTLPSEKEPNTFEKTDTQEHGNVSSEEHDDSVHSGDMSHLYHHDPVSTNEAVSKWQLKGKRNVRNFSKKLGGVDEPSSHLWVHGQTTFSNRNDYFDDSIEGVDALEEEYYLTSKMVSKDQYFVRNYMHDWEGQPALKGYWDVKNPLYGLHHHFGGMPRTILIDVDVKVHASYQKEPVPIVSLMSKLNGQAIIGHPIQIETLEDGFSETILSDSLGNALSENDGNTAFQPSWRTARRTANVRIPRPHLPTVLDGEEAGYDSPFGDQERKSRFKRVKTGVYRQKAGQGREQPHIPRGPSNDRRLPKKMAKKVSLSSIQKTRTLSSIAVEQNFSNMPIHDSVTCQINGSIKPESSGPPTVACIPVKLVFSRLLEKINRPPSKATNNMVLLNNNSNRDP; from the exons ATGGTTCATGGTGGCCCGGTAAAATCTTGGGTTCTGATGAGCTTTCATCTTCGCACCTTACATCACCTCGATCTGGAACTCCAGTCAAGCTCCTTGGAAGAGAAGATGCCAGTGTGTAA CTTGAATATTGAAGAAAGATGGAAACTATCCAATGTGTCCAATAACAA GGATTGGTACAATTTAGAGAAGTCCAAGCGAGTAAAACCATTTCGATGTGGTGAATTTGATGATTGTATTGAAAGGGCAGAGTCCTCGCAAGGCATGCCAATAAAGAAGAGGGAGAAATATGCACGTAGGGAGGATGCTATTCTTCATGCTCTTGAACTTGAGAAGGAACTACTGAATAAGCAAGGAAaacttaatttatattttgatcaAACGATTATTGGATCACCTGGTGCCACTGCAAAAAAGGGAATAATTTCTTCGGATCATATAGGAACTGGTGATATCAACGATGGGCATTCTGAATCACTCCAATTTTCAAAGATAATTGATGTAAATTATGACAATGAAATTGATCCATGTCTTAAAGCAAATGAAGGAGCCCAACGGAGTGGTGAGGATGACCATTCTGAAGCAAGACCGAGAATGAGAGGCTTGCAGGACTTCGGGCTCAGAATTACTTCTTCCAAAAGAAAGGTTCTATCTTCTTCTGTTGTCTCAAATGGTTTTGAAATGCTTGCAACTGATACCAGTGTTCTGGCTCCTCCTGTTGGTGTTTGTAACATCGGAAATGATAGTGGTGATGCAAATG gGATGCAGCAAATTGATCTTGCAAAGAGGAGCAAGTGTATGTATCTTCCAGCTGATTCTAGTGATTCATTGGAATGCAGAGAATCTTCTCTAGGTCAGGTTGAGGTGTCAACACCCCATTTAGGATCTGGAGTTATGCCTTCTCGGCCTGATTCCCTAGTTGAAGAGAATGCTTCTGGTTCATCTGAAAATGATTCTTCTGGCTCAGAAACTGATTCTGATTCTTCCAGGTCAGATCAGGACATGGATAATGACATGGCTGCActttcaggttattacttataTAGAT ATTCTACTTTGCCTTCAGAAAAGGAGCCGAATACATTTGAAAAAACGGACACACAAGAGCATGGAAATGTGAGCAGCGAGGAGCATGATGATTCTGTGCATTCTGGTGATATGTCTCACCTTTATCATCACGACCCTGTATCTACTAACGAAGCAGTGTCTAAGTGGCAACTGAAGGGAAAAAGGAATGTTcgtaatttttctaaaaaactcGGTGGAGTTGATGAACCATCAAGCCACCTATGGGTACATGGGCAAACAACATTCAGTAACAGGAATGATTATTTTGATGACAGCATAGAGGGagttgatgcattggaagaggaatATTATTTGACGTCTAAAATGGTATCAAAAGATCAATATTTTGTCAGAAATTATATGCATGATTGGGAAGGTCAGCCTGCTTTGAAAGGATATTGGGATGTCAAAAATCCCTTATATGGTCTACATCATCATTTTGGTGGGATGCCAAGGACTATATTAATAGATGTTGATGTGAAGGTCCATGCAAGTTACCAGAAAGAGCCTGTTCCTATCGTATCACTTATGAGCAAGTTAAATGGTCAAGCTATAATTGGACATCCAATTCAAATTGAAACTCTAGAAGATGGTTTTTCTGAAACCATTCTTTCTGATAGTCTAGGTAATGCACTCAGTGAAAATGATGGAAACACAGCATTCCAACCATCTTGGAGGACTGCAAGGAGGACGGCAAATGTTCGAATCCCTCGCCCTCATTTACCAACAGTACTGGATGGTGAAGAAGCTGGCTATGATTCACCTTTTGGTGATCAAGAAAGGAAATCAAGATTCAAAAGAGTTAAAACTGGGGTCTACCGTCAGAAAGCAGGCCAGGGTAGGGAACAGCCTCACATTCCTCGGGGACCTTCAAATGATAGAAGGCTCCCAAAAAAGATGGCTAAGAAAGTAAGCTTATCTTCTATCCAGAAGACTAGAACTTTGTCTTCAATAGCTGTTGAGCAGAATTTTAGTAACATGCCAATACATGATAGTGTAACTTGTCAAATTAATGGATCTATCAAACCAGAATCTTCTGGCCCCCCAACTGTAGCATGCATACCAGTAAAATTAGTATTCAGTAGATTATTAGAGAAGATCAATAGGCCACCCTCAAAAGCTACTAATAATATGGTATTGTTAAATAATAATTCTAATAGAGATCCTTGA